aatggaTATATTTGAGAAGATGTATTTTTCTGTGTTAAGTAAGTACTAATACCTATGAGGATACTTTAGAATttttgtaggaaaatggaattaaaatattacatttgtacaaaacattttgaaCCCTGTGGCTATATTTCTCATagcattcattttccatgaacttcttgaagtctccttcaatgcataaatatatatgagtgtctgtgtctgtatatgaatatattctaatttttctcctttttcccaAAGCAAATTTGACAAGGCtcacagaagaaaaaatgaagaacCGGTCAATGGAAATCCAGTTCATTCTTTTAGGATTGACAGATAACCCACAGCTGCAAGTTgtgctttttctgtttctatttctcaACTACACCTTGAGCCTGATGGGAAATGTGGTCATCATCCTCCTCACTCTTCTGGATCTTCGCCTCAAGACTCCAATGTATTTCTTTCTCCGAAATTTCTCCTTTCTGGAGATCATATTTACAACTGTGTGCATCCCAAGATTCTTGCTAACCATTGTGACTAAAGACAAAACCATCTCCTATAATAATTGCATAgctcaattattttttattcttctacTGGGAGTTACAGAGTTTTACCTCCTGGCTGCCATGTCCTATGACCGCTATGTCGCCATCTGCAAACCTCTGCATTACCTGATCATTATGAATGGCAAAGTGTGCTACCAGCTAGTACTCAGCTCCTGGGTAACTGGATTCCTGATCATCTTTCCTCCGTTAGTCTTGGGGCTCAAGCTAGATTTCTGTGCTTCCAAAATAATTGACCACTTTATGTGTGAAACTTCTCCTATCCTGCAAATATCTTGCTCGGATACCCATGTACTAGAGTTGATGTCTTTGGTCTTAGCTCTGGTGACACTTGGGGTCACATTGGTGTTGGTGATTATCTCTTATGCTTGCATCATTAAGACCATTCTGAAATTTCCTTCTGCCCAGCAAAGGAAAAAAGCTTTTTCCACCTGTACTTCCCACATGATTGTGGTCTCCATGACATATGGCAGCTGCATCTTTATGTATATTAAACCATCAGCAAAAGAAAGGGTGACTGTATCCAAAGGTGTTGCTTTGCTGTATACTTCAATTGCCCCTCTTCTGAATCCCTTCATTTATACCCTgaggaaccagcaggtgaaagatgtCTTCTGGGatgtaaaacaaaaaatcttgagcttttcaagaaaaacattttagGGATATCACCCCAAGTACAACTTTACCATaaaatatggggaaaaaaaaagacatttcataCATTTCTTTCCATCATGTCTTTCTACCTTGTGAATGATCTCATGTAGGAAACTCACTTGAAGAACCTTGTGGCTCTGTTCCACTCTGTTGCACTCCTTTACAGTCTACTCTTTCTTATGAAATACTTCAGTTCTCACTAACGTGACTTCCTTTCCATAATTTTTTCagagctctgtgtgtgcatgtgtgtgtaactaACATGAGGTCTCTGTGTacctgtgtctggcttacttcaaTTAATATAGTGGTGTCCAGCtccatacattttgttgcaaatgtcagcatTTCATCCCTTTTGTGGCTAAATAATCTTCCAacgtcatattttcttttttatttttcttttttttttctttttttgacaggcagagtggacagtgagagagagagagacagagagaaaggtcttcctttgccgttggttcaccctccaatggccgccgcggctggcgcaccatgctgatccaatggcaacagccaggtacttctcctggtctcccatggggtgcagggcccaagcacttgggccatcctccacggcactccctggccacagcagagagctggcctggaagaggggcaaccgggacagaatccggcgccccgaatgggactagaactcggtgtgccggtgccgcaaggcggaggatgagactagtgagccgcggcacctgcccatattttcttttttcatcttttccatCAGTGGACACGtaggttgatcccatatcttggctattgttaaTATTGCTGTAATGGACTGGGGAGTTCAAGTATcttatatgctgatttaatttcaggTATGTACAAAGAAGTGAGAAGCTGGGTCATACGATAAAACTAACTTTAGTGTTTTGAGTACCTGCCATATTATtacacatattattttatttcttcaattattATTTGGGAAACctagatagacacacacagagagagagagagagagagaaacaagctgCTGACTGTTGCTTGCCTAGCAATCAATgacaagggctgggtcaggccgaagacaaaagctgagaactcaatccaggttgtcCACATTACACAAGtcatccctgctgtctcccagggtttgcattagcagggagatggaattgggagctggaaccagaatgtgaacctaggtactctgatatgggatgtgggtgtcttcttagtcccattttttttttcatttttatttgaaagatcaagagacagagacaaatagacatagagagaccttccatactctagttcacttcccaactgctcAAAACAGTGatggttgggccaagctgaaaccgggagcccagaactcaacccagatctcccacatgagtaacagggacccaaatacttgagctatctccTGATATATCCCAGTGTGTGTGCTAGCAGAGAGCTGCAATCAGAatcagagccagggctcaaacctaaCCTCTCTGACTTGAGATACAGCCTCACAACACCGCtttaaccagctacaccaaatgcccaccaactaTTCTCCAGTTTTATACAATCCTTCCCTTTTGCTATCTGTTTCTAGAAACCATGACTTGAATAAAGCCCACCTGGTGCAACTGTAACTGGCTGTATGGAATTTTTTGGGTAACTGAATATATCAAAACTATGTAGCTGCCATTTCCCAGGTACCCTGTGGGGCTCAATCCTTATCTTTAAAAAGCTTTcacttggggcaggtgctgtggcacagcaggttaaagccctagcctgaagaagcagcatcccatatggacgccagttctagtcccggctgttccacttccaatacagctctctgctaaggcctgggaaagcagtggaagatggcccaagtccctgggccccagcacccacgtgggagacctggaagaagctcctggcttggaatcagcacagctccggccattggggccatctggagagtgaaccagtagatggaaggccacagcagagagctggcctggaagaggggcaaccgggacagaatccggtaccccgactgggactagaacccggtgtgccggtgctgcaaggcggaggattagcctagtgagccacggcgctggccagcaaTAGTTCTTGAAGGTCTCTGTATTCAGACTGGTGAACAAATGTGAAATCCACTTAGTTGCACTAACTGAGAAGGACACACTTTACCACTAAGACTATTGGTGGACACCTTCGCAGGAATCACAGAAAGTCACTTCCATCTCCCACTAAGCTTACCAGAATTTTTCTTTCCAGAGCTTCACCAAGAAATctttagtgttagtgttagtgtgCTCGGATTTCTGTCTGGTCTTTGGACATGTGATCCCTAAGTTCTTCAGGAGCAGGATGATTGCTAGTTCCTACTGCATTCAAAAAAGTGAATAGAAGGAGTTAATTTGGACTGAGTTGTGCCCCTCAATGAGGAACAAGAGGCATGTTGCTTTTCCTGCACCCTTCTGTTCCGCCATGAACACACTCTGCAGCTTCGTGGCCTTGCAGGGCGGGAGTTCA
The window above is part of the Oryctolagus cuniculus chromosome 11, mOryCun1.1, whole genome shotgun sequence genome. Proteins encoded here:
- the LOC100337716 gene encoding olfactory receptor 6C6, which encodes MKNRSMEIQFILLGLTDNPQLQVVLFLFLFLNYTLSLMGNVVIILLTLLDLRLKTPMYFFLRNFSFLEIIFTTVCIPRFLLTIVTKDKTISYNNCIAQLFFILLLGVTEFYLLAAMSYDRYVAICKPLHYLIIMNGKVCYQLVLSSWVTGFLIIFPPLVLGLKLDFCASKIIDHFMCETSPILQISCSDTHVLELMSLVLALVTLGVTLVLVIISYACIIKTILKFPSAQQRKKAFSTCTSHMIVVSMTYGSCIFMYIKPSAKERVTVSKGVALLYTSIAPLLNPFIYTLRNQQVKDVFWDVKQKILSFSRKTF